One region of Zingiber officinale cultivar Zhangliang chromosome 7B, Zo_v1.1, whole genome shotgun sequence genomic DNA includes:
- the LOC122003756 gene encoding protein LURP-one-related 8-like: MAKVHPNAAHGPLEMAVVREEDGGGAAAVLTVWQKSLLFGCSGFTVFDGQGNLAFRVDVYGGDAAAGALVLMDSSGTPLLTLRRKKLSLGETWMIFNGEDAADPVYSVKRHVSLRQGKAIAHVTPRRRGGAGGGYEIEGSYARRNCKVYDEGRRVVAEVRRKETVGGVALGEDVFRLVVELDFDACLAMAVVIVLDQMFGR, encoded by the exons ATGGCCAAGGTTCATCCTAACGCGGCTCACGGGCCACTGGAGATGGCAGTCGTCAGGGAGGAAGACGGCGGTGGGGCAGCGGCGGTGTTGACGGTGTGGCAAAAGTCGTTGTTGTTCGGTTGTAGTGGGTTCACGGTCTTCGATGGACAAGGCAATTTAGCCTTCCGGGTAGACGTCTACGGAGGAGACGCCGCCGCTGGGGCACTTGTGCTCATGGATTCTTCCGGCACGCCTTTGCTCACTCTCCGGCGAAAG AAGCTAAGTCTAGGGGAGACGTGGATGATATTTAACGGCGAGGACGCCGCCGACCCTGTTTACTCCGTCAAGCGGCACGTGAGCCTCCGCCAGGGGAAGGCGATCGCGCACGTGACCCCCCGCCGGCGTGGGGGAGCCGGCGGCGGGTACGAGATCGAGGGATCGTACGCGCGACGGAACTGTAAAGTGTACGACGAGGGGCGACGAGTCGTGGCGGAGGTACGGCGGAAGGAGACGGTCGGCGGCGTGGCCTTGGGCGAGGACGTCTTCCGCCTGGTCGTGGAGTTGGATTTCGACGCGTGCCTGGCGATGGCCGTCGTGATCGTGCTGGATCAGATGTTTGGGCGATGA